AAGCCTATACACCTTCCGAATAAGCGGTCAGAACTACCACCGAATAGGAGCCATGTTGCCAGTTGAAGGTGAACAACCCAAATATGCTCAACTATATTTCTACGACACGCAAAACGAAGTCAAAAACCTTATAGCTGCTTTGTTTAGACAGACCCATTGTCACAGCACATGTGATGAAGCAATTATTGCGTCCCTCATCAAAATGTTAGACAACCACAGTTCTTTGGCTAACGCCTTCCGAATGGCGCGCGACTGGTGCACTCAGAATGAAAGCAACAATTGTCATCTACGCTTACTAGGCCAAATAACAAACAACCCACAGTACAATCGCCCTAATGTGTCTGAAGTTGCAGTTCTTATCACAAACGACTTTGGGGAAAACACCGAGCCACGTGATGTTATCGTTAGTACAAAGAACGGCGCGCTTCAACAGATATCAGAATTACAACAGCTTTACATGCCTTTGCAGTATCCGTTATTGTTTCCGTACAGAGAGACCGGGTTCCACGAGCGAATACACTTCCATGCCAACACCGGACGTCGGGCTACTAAACGACAATGTGTCACAATGCGGGAATACTACTGCTACAGAATCCATTATCGCAACAATGAAGGTACCCCCCTGTTAAGAGGCGGTCGTTTATTCCAACAATATTTGGTTGACTCATACGCGACCATCGAAGAACAAAGGTTGCGCTGGATGAGGAATAACCAAAATGAGCTGCGCGTTGAACTCTATCATAATGTTTGTGACGCTGTGACGCGTGGGGATACAAATGCTGAGGCTATCAGACAACGCATAGTTTTGCCGGCAACCTTTACGGGCAGCCTAAGATATATGATCCAAAATTACCAAGACGCCATGGCTCTGTGCCATGCTTTTGGGAACCCCGACCTGTTTGTAACATTTACAGCTAACCCAAAATGGCCTGAAATCGAAGACATGGTATCTCTCATATCAGGACAGAAGTCTGATGACCGTGAAGATGTTGTATCACGCGTTTTTAAGCTAAAGCTGACCTTCTTGATTGAAGATATTATGAAGAAACAAATCTTTGGCAGCTGCAAAGCAGGTAAAGTTTGTAATACCTCGCCTCTTTCTTTTGCTATCAATTCTCCCACAAATACTAACCTTTTTTAGCTTTATAATTTTCTCCTTTTCCCCCTCTCTGTCTTTGAATCTTTGTCCCCCTGGTTATATACAGTTGTTTACACAGTTGAGTTTCAAAAAAGAGGCCTACCGCACGCGCATCTTTTATTGTGGCTTGAACATTGTGCCGCGTCTCGCACGCCTGCCGGTATAGATGATTTGATTTCAGCCGAGATCCCATCAAAAATTGACGATCCATCCGGCTATAAGGCTGTAACAGATTACATGTTGCATGGTCCATGTGGGAATGATGCGCGCGGTGCTCCGTGTACAACAGATGGAAAATGCATGAAACACTTTCCAAAGCCATTTTATCGAGAAACGACAATTGACGAAGACGGTTACCCGATTTATCGACGACGAGATAccaagattttctttatgaaggGCAAAACGAAGCTTGACAATCGGTTTGTCGTCCCATACAACCGTTATCTCCTCTTAAAGTACGAATCGCACATCAATGTTGAATGGTGCAACCAGTCCCGAGCAATAAAATACCTGTTTAAATACTTAAACAAGGGGCCAGACAGGGCTACAATGGTTGTTCAGGAAAACATTGGCAATGATGGTGAAAGGCGTACACAACAGATTGTTAAGGTCGATGAGATTAAAAACTATTTGGATTGCCGGTACTTATCGCCGTGTGAAGTTGTGTGGAGAATGCTTGCATTCCCTACACATTACTCATTCCCATCCGTCATGAAGCTAACGTTCCATACACCTAACCAACATCTACTCACGTTACGTGATTCGGACAGCTTGCCAGCCCTGTTAAACCGGGACGGGTTACGAGACACAATGTTCACCCAATGGTTTGCACTAAACAATAGAGATGCAGCGGCAAGAAAGTTTACGTACGCCGAGATACCAACAAAGTATGTGTGGCAAGAGGATAATAAGGTATGGAAAACGCGGTTGGAGCGGACAGCCATTGGGCGGATTGTGTATTGCAATCCAGCAGCTGGGCCAAAGTATTATTTAAGGATGTTGTTGGGAATTGTGAGAGGGCCCCGAAGTTTCGAAGAAATAAAAACGGTCGACGGAGTCGTGTATGAAACGTTCAGAGAAGCCTGCTATGCGTATGGCTTGCTTAATGATGACAAGGAGTAGAATGACGCTCTTTCAGAGGCTAAATTATGGGCATCCGGTTCCCAGCTACGGGAGTTGTTTGTTACCATGTTATTGTTTTGCGAAGGGAACCGCCCGGCGCAACTGTGGGCACAGAATTAGGAGATACTATCTGATGATATTTTGTACATGAAACGTAGACTCTTCATGTTTCCGGGATTACATTTATCGGACGACCAGCTTAAGAACTACTGCCTGATTGAACTAAATGAACTATTGGAGAAAAATGGAAAATCGTTGGTGGATTTGCCAGATATGCCACGACCAGATACGTCGCTCCTCAATAAGATGGATAATCGTCTAATCAGGGAAGAGTTGAGTTACAATAAAAAAAAGTTGACAGACGAACATGATCAATTATATGCATC
This is a stretch of genomic DNA from Helianthus annuus cultivar XRQ/B chromosome 16, HanXRQr2.0-SUNRISE, whole genome shotgun sequence. It encodes these proteins:
- the LOC118488314 gene encoding uncharacterized protein LOC118488314 yields the protein MWYEKRIKNTKSSDGTTFSSCCQDGKVLLARLLDAPEPLRSLLDCNDPETVRFREHIRVYNSMFCFTSFGGKIDHAINSGRSLYTFRISGQNYHRIGAMLPVEGEQPKYAQLYFYDTQNEVKNLIAALFRQTHCHSTCDEAIIASLIKMLDNHSSLANAFRMARDWCTQNESNNCHLRLLGQITNNPQYNRPNVSEVAVLITNDFGENTEPRDVIVSTKNGALQQISELQQLYMPLQYPLLFPYRETGFHERIHFHANTGRRATKRQCVTMREYYCYRIHYRNNEGTPLLRGGRLFQQYLVDSYATIEEQRLRWMRNNQNELRVELYHNVCDAVTRGDTNAEAIRQRIVLPATFTGSLRYMIQNYQDAMALCHAFGNPDLFVTFTANPKWPEIEDMVSLISGQKSDDREDVVSRVFKLKLTFLIEDIMKKQIFGSCKAVVYTVEFQKRGLPHAHLLLWLEHCAASRTPAGIDDLISAEIPSKIDDPSGYKAVTDYMLHGPCGNDARGAPCTTDGKCMKHFPKPFYRETTIDEDGYPIYRRRDTKIFFMKGKTKLDNRFVVPYNRYLLLKYESHINVEWCNQSRAIKYLFKYLNKGPDRATMVVQENIGNDGERRTQQIVKVDEIKNYLDCRYLSPCEVVWRMLAFPTHYSFPSVMKLTFHTPNQHLLTLRDSDSLPALLNRDGLRDTMFTQWFALNNRDAAARKFTYAEIPTKYVWQEDNKVWKTRLERTAIGRIVYCNPAAGPKYYLRMLLGIVRGPRSFEEIKTVDGVVYETFREACYAYGLLNDDKE